Below is a window of Cytophaga hutchinsonii ATCC 33406 DNA.
ATACTAAAACAATTGGAAAGATTGCGCACCTGGCGCGTCTTGAGTTTGATGATAAATCACTGGAAGCATTTTCAACAGACTTCAATAAAATTTTATCCTGGATCGATAAATTAAATGAAGTGAATACTGATAATGTAGAGCCCTTGATTCACATGAGTCATGAATTGAATGTGCTGCGTGAAGACATCGACAAAGTAACCATCAGCCACGAAGAGGCATTAAAAAATGCGCCTAAAAAAGATTCAGATTATTTCAGAGTTCCTAAATTCCTCTCATAGTTACCAGGTACTAGTAATTAGTTACTAGATTCCAGACAAGATAAACAACATACATATCATAAGAATCATTGAAAATATAATGGTTGATAGTTTTTCTTGTCTGGAAACTAGCAACTAGAAACTAATAACTAATATGAACGATTTATTCTTCTGGCTACAGTGGAAAAGCTCATACAGAGCGCTCTACGTAGCCCTTTTAATTTTATTCCTTTCAGGCATTGCTGCCGTTTGCATCTCGTATGTGTACGGAGACTTATATACGATCGGGTGGAATACAACCGGTGAGTGGAGAAATATTACGCTTGGCTTAGAAGTATTCAATGTAAACCAGTTTGACATTTCTCAGGAAAGCACACAATTCTTATTACAAAAAAGATATGTATCAGGCGGAGTAACCATACATCCATGGATTTCCTACACCTATTTAGCTTGTGTCTTAATCGCTTTTGTCTGTTTCTTAACCATTATCAGCTATGTGGATCTCTGGCTGTATCTGGCCGGCATGACATTGTTTTTATTTTTTGCCGTTGGCATGCATACCGAACTGATCGGAATTTTCGGTATACATAGCAAAGCTCCTACTGCTTTGATCATTATTCTGTTTGGCGGCTTAACATATTATTTCAATGCCTTCGGAAAAAACACAAATTTCTTTTTACGCCTGGGTGCATTAACTGCATCCATGGCATTGATTGTACTTGCCATAATTTTCACAAGCGATGTATCTGCCCCATTATTATATGTAGCGAACTATTCACTTGTTGTTCCTATCATTATCTGCATCATCTTCATGTTTATTGTTGGATATGACTTTTTACAGTTTTTAGTGATGATCACATCCTATGGTAAATCGGATTTCAAAAAAGGGAATTCCATCTGGAATTTCATTCTGATCGGAACCCTGTACCTGATCAATTTATATCTGGTTTATTACCAGCCGGCTTTCATTAAAGATATGGGCATTGTATTGCTTCAGCCATTCGCTGTACTTGCAATCTCTGCAGTGCTTGGAATCTGGATGTTTGAAAAAAAAGAAAGTGTAAACAGTATGTTACCGTTCAACCCGCTTGGAGCCATTCTGTATCTGACACTGGGCATTATAACATTCAGTACCATTTCTTTTGGATATGCAACAGCAAACGATGCCTTAATTACTACGCTTGAACTTTCTGCCTTATACATTCAGATCGGCATGGGGCTGGGAATTTTCGTTTATGTACTTGCCAACTTCTGGACAAAATATAAAAACAAAGAAGAAGTTTACAAACAGTTTTACATCACCTATCAGGTACCGTTTTTTGTAGCGCGCGGCATGGGCTGGGTGATCGTATTGTATTTTTTGTTTTCAACAAACCGTTTTGTTTTCAGCAGTTCAAAAGCTGCTTACTACAATTCAATCGCCGATGTGTATTTATATACCGGACAGGATGAACTCGCTGTTTCATTTTATAAAGAAGCTTATACAAATGAATTTCAGAATCAACGCAGTTCGTACACACTTGCTACGTATTACGAACAGCAGGCTGAAAAAGAACTGGCATTTAAGTATTATGAAAATGCATTAAATAAAAATACAAGTCCGTTTGCGTACACCGCGCTCAGCAATTTTTATATCAACAACAATCAGTTGTTTCCGGCTATGTTTATGATTCAGGATGGTTTGAAAGATTATCCAAACGATCCGCATCTCTTAAACAATCTTGGTTATATCTACCGCATTTTCAGCGAATCAGATTCGGCGGCGTACTTCTTCAACAAAGCTGCAAAGTATACCGATGATGATATTCCCGCGGCAAATTTACTGGCGTACTTTGGTGCCAAGGGAAAACTGGAAGAATGTGCGGCCATCTTAAATCAAACAAATACAGCGCACTCTCCTACGTATATTGCCAATAAGATTGCGATCACAACCATG
It encodes the following:
- the gatC gene encoding Asp-tRNA(Asn)/Glu-tRNA(Gln) amidotransferase subunit GatC, with the protein product MSLDTKTIGKIAHLARLEFDDKSLEAFSTDFNKILSWIDKLNEVNTDNVEPLIHMSHELNVLREDIDKVTISHEEALKNAPKKDSDYFRVPKFLS
- a CDS encoding tetratricopeptide repeat protein; translated protein: MNDLFFWLQWKSSYRALYVALLILFLSGIAAVCISYVYGDLYTIGWNTTGEWRNITLGLEVFNVNQFDISQESTQFLLQKRYVSGGVTIHPWISYTYLACVLIAFVCFLTIISYVDLWLYLAGMTLFLFFAVGMHTELIGIFGIHSKAPTALIIILFGGLTYYFNAFGKNTNFFLRLGALTASMALIVLAIIFTSDVSAPLLYVANYSLVVPIIICIIFMFIVGYDFLQFLVMITSYGKSDFKKGNSIWNFILIGTLYLINLYLVYYQPAFIKDMGIVLLQPFAVLAISAVLGIWMFEKKESVNSMLPFNPLGAILYLTLGIITFSTISFGYATANDALITTLELSALYIQIGMGLGIFVYVLANFWTKYKNKEEVYKQFYITYQVPFFVARGMGWVIVLYFLFSTNRFVFSSSKAAYYNSIADVYLYTGQDELAVSFYKEAYTNEFQNQRSSYTLATYYEQQAEKELAFKYYENALNKNTSPFAYTALSNFYINNNQLFPAMFMIQDGLKDYPNDPHLLNNLGYIYRIFSESDSAAYFFNKAAKYTDDDIPAANLLAYFGAKGKLEECAAILNQTNTAHSPTYIANKIAITTMLGKKIEDNILSGNMLTDTLLTAEQFTALYNLAFNSLAEKDTLLDHTLSRYSKYEANAFYASNLLYAKAIHVYYSQTSIVEAMALLKEITEKEPTPTYLITLANWQLKAGLNQEAYETYRKLITHPDQRMVAYKCLAALEAGNPSEVTETLQALSASLMPGVANMARTLRASLAKPSVSTYDTLSARQKVQALHYHALTATEAAAFKNTIKDPVQILLLELNTVEQLNARMDYIAAMSAWNTLSTPENLPAAVLAQANLQYLKILAGLKQWDALKKELTSTSLLPKNLGYIDYYTARVLQNSPDSLKALPYYKKAISLIGYDPLVQIDYADYLAATVGEIEAVEKLVEAKKVIQYSKPLSLAYINACIKLGLYKTAGDELQNIESSLTTAEITSIKNQFYSAPVNQ